One part of the Hydrogenobacter sp. T-2 genome encodes these proteins:
- a CDS encoding Uma2 family endonuclease, which translates to MGLAERYPVRYTVEDWKHWQGDWELIEGIPYAMASPRPINQRMLILISLILELTLKAKCPECLVYAELDWYISYDTVIRPDLMVLCGEIPERVEIPPHMVIEIVSPSSRQIDEGLKFELCEKEGVKYFVLIYPDEKQVKVFELSYGRYIEKQDRNFLFEACQLEINFEEAFYGIG; encoded by the coding sequence ATGGGCTTGGCTGAGAGATATCCTGTAAGATATACGGTAGAGGATTGGAAGCATTGGCAAGGAGACTGGGAACTCATAGAAGGCATTCCTTATGCCATGGCTTCTCCAAGACCTATCAATCAAAGAATGCTTATCCTAATAAGCCTCATTCTTGAGTTAACTCTGAAAGCTAAATGTCCTGAATGTCTGGTCTATGCGGAGCTTGACTGGTATATATCCTATGACACGGTTATAAGACCAGACTTAATGGTGCTGTGTGGAGAAATACCAGAGAGGGTAGAAATCCCTCCACATATGGTTATTGAAATAGTCTCACCCTCCAGTAGGCAAATAGATGAGGGTCTTAAGTTTGAACTATGTGAGAAAGAGGGTGTGAAATACTTTGTTTTGATTTATCCTGACGAGAAGCAAGTGAAAGTTTTTGAACTATCTTATGGCAGATACATAGAAAAGCAGGATAGAAATTTTCTTTTTGAAGCATGTCAACTGGAGATAAACTTTGAGGAGGCTTTCTATGGGATTGGCTGA
- a CDS encoding Uma2 family endonuclease, producing MGLAERYPVRYTVENWKHWKGDWELIEGVPYAMASPRPVNQYILVKISQMLANILDNTRDCNKCFAFAELDWYISYDTVIRPDLMVLCGEIPDKVESPPQMVVEIVSPSNRQMDEGLKFELCEREGVKYFVLLYPDERQVKVFELVGSRYEEKRDSVFTFGRCELNIDFSGAFDRLR from the coding sequence ATGGGATTGGCTGAGAGGTATCCTGTAAGGTATACGGTAGAGAACTGGAAGCATTGGAAAGGAGACTGGGAACTTATAGAGGGCGTTCCCTACGCGATGGCTTCGCCAAGACCTGTTAATCAGTATATCCTCGTGAAAATTTCACAGATGCTCGCCAACATACTTGACAACACAAGAGACTGCAATAAATGTTTTGCTTTTGCAGAACTTGACTGGTATATATCCTATGACACAGTTATAAGACCAGACTTAATGGTTCTGTGTGGAGAAATACCAGATAAGGTTGAAAGTCCACCACAAATGGTTGTCGAGATAGTCTCGCCATCAAACAGGCAAATGGATGAGGGCTTGAAGTTTGAACTCTGTGAAAGAGAGGGCGTGAAATACTTTGTGCTCCTTTACCCTGACGAGAGGCAGGTGAAAGTTTTTGAACTCGTGGGTAGCAGGTATGAAGAGAAGAGGGATAGCGTATTTACCTTTGGTAGGTGTGAACTGAACATAGATTTTTCAGGAGCCTTTGATAGGCTAAGATGA
- a CDS encoding argininosuccinate synthase, with protein sequence MPKRVILAYSGGLDTSVIVRWLTDRGYEVITYTADVGQGEELSEISQKARASGAVEAIVEDLKEEFAREYCLPTLRALALYEGKYPLTASLSRPLIAKKLVEYAERLGADYVAHGSTGKGNDQVRFELSVWALNPDLEVLAPVREWEFRSREEEVEYALKYNIPVKATKDKPYSIDKNLWGISIECGPLEDPWTEPPEDAFEWTLSPQKASDEPEYVEIGFEKGVPTAINGERFEKLSELILRLNAIAGRHGVGRIDMVENRLVGIKSREVYEAPGATVLYEAYRDLLSLVLDRFTFHYFLTHIPHEYAKVVYEGLWFSPLRDAMDAFNSTLAEYVNGKVMLKLYKGHVQAVGRSSPNSLYVEDLATYSEKDAFDHKAGANFTKVFGLPLKVLGRVKRGI encoded by the coding sequence ATGCCAAAAAGAGTAATACTTGCCTATTCTGGTGGGCTTGACACTTCCGTAATAGTAAGATGGCTAACCGATAGAGGTTATGAGGTTATAACCTACACTGCGGATGTAGGGCAGGGTGAAGAGCTTTCTGAAATATCTCAGAAGGCAAGGGCATCTGGTGCGGTAGAGGCTATAGTAGAAGACCTAAAGGAGGAGTTTGCAAGAGAGTATTGTCTGCCAACCCTTAGGGCTTTGGCTCTTTATGAAGGCAAATACCCTCTAACCGCAAGCCTTTCAAGACCCCTCATAGCCAAAAAGTTGGTAGAATACGCAGAAAGGCTGGGTGCTGACTATGTGGCACATGGTTCTACTGGGAAGGGCAATGACCAAGTGAGGTTTGAGCTATCCGTTTGGGCTTTAAACCCAGACCTTGAGGTGCTTGCACCTGTGAGAGAGTGGGAGTTTCGCTCAAGAGAGGAAGAGGTTGAATATGCTCTCAAATACAACATACCTGTAAAGGCTACAAAGGACAAACCTTATTCCATAGATAAAAACCTCTGGGGCATATCCATAGAATGCGGTCCGTTGGAGGACCCTTGGACTGAGCCACCAGAGGATGCCTTTGAGTGGACCCTTTCACCTCAAAAGGCATCAGATGAGCCAGAGTATGTGGAAATAGGCTTTGAAAAAGGAGTGCCTACCGCCATAAACGGGGAGAGGTTTGAAAAGCTAAGCGAACTTATCCTTAGACTAAACGCCATAGCAGGAAGGCATGGAGTTGGTCGCATAGACATGGTAGAGAACAGGCTTGTGGGAATAAAAAGCAGAGAGGTTTACGAAGCTCCGGGGGCAACGGTACTTTATGAAGCCTACAGGGACTTGCTCTCTTTGGTGCTTGACAGGTTTACTTTCCACTATTTCCTAACCCATATCCCACACGAGTATGCAAAGGTGGTATATGAAGGTCTATGGTTTTCACCTCTTAGGGATGCAATGGACGCTTTTAATTCCACCCTTGCGGAGTATGTAAATGGCAAGGTTATGCTTAAGCTATACAAAGGACATGTGCAAGCAGTAGGCAGGAGCTCACCCAACAGTCTATATGTGGAGGATTTGGCAACGTATTCTGAAAAGGATGCCTTTGACCACAAGGCAGGTGCCAACTTTACAAAGGTGTTTGGTCTACCATTAAAGGTTTTAGGAAGGGTAAAGAGGGGCATATGA
- a CDS encoding PIN domain-containing protein, whose protein sequence is MRYILDASAIIAYFRDESGADIVYYYLNKESYVHRINLCEVAYFLLRNGIDKEEVKQKIQELETSLSGVYEDFDEEICLLASKIKYNCKVSIADAILTAIAKRYGYKIVTADRRDFQRISESGFYSNFIR, encoded by the coding sequence ATGCGGTATATACTTGACGCTTCTGCTATTATAGCCTATTTCAGAGACGAAAGTGGTGCAGACATAGTCTATTATTATCTAAACAAAGAGAGTTATGTTCATAGAATTAACCTGTGTGAGGTTGCATATTTTCTGCTTCGCAATGGAATTGATAAGGAAGAAGTTAAACAGAAAATACAAGAATTAGAAACCTCGCTAAGTGGAGTTTATGAGGATTTTGATGAAGAAATATGCTTGCTTGCCAGCAAGATTAAATATAATTGCAAAGTTTCAATTGCAGATGCGATACTTACTGCAATCGCCAAGAGATATGGTTATAAGATAGTGACCGCAGACAGAAGAGATTTCCAGAGAATAAGCGAGAGTGGATTCTATAGCAATTTTATAAGGTAA
- the aroD gene encoding type I 3-dehydroquinate dehydratase, protein MLIAVPLSDRDFEENLSLCKEKGADIIELRVDLFENKDTQFVLECVKRVQKEGLKTILTVRSQREGGSQVENRLEIFRRVAPYSDYTDIELSSQDIISQVRDIVKTARKKLIISYHNFELTPANWILREVFREARRWDADIVKISVKANSYQDTARLLCLGKEEEGEKILIAMGEYGKVSRATGFVFGSVISYAFIGSAVAPGQLNLEEMVKIRNLFF, encoded by the coding sequence ATGCTCATAGCAGTCCCCCTCTCAGACAGAGACTTTGAGGAAAATCTAAGCCTTTGCAAAGAAAAGGGTGCGGACATAATAGAGCTTAGGGTGGACCTCTTTGAAAATAAGGACACTCAGTTCGTTCTTGAATGTGTAAAAAGGGTTCAAAAAGAGGGTCTAAAGACTATTCTTACAGTGAGAAGCCAAAGGGAAGGTGGTTCACAGGTTGAAAATAGGTTGGAAATTTTCAGAAGGGTCGCCCCATACAGCGATTACACAGACATAGAGCTTTCCTCTCAAGATATCATCTCTCAGGTAAGGGACATAGTAAAGACCGCCAGGAAAAAACTCATAATCTCTTACCATAACTTTGAGCTTACGCCTGCCAATTGGATACTAAGGGAAGTATTCAGAGAAGCAAGAAGGTGGGATGCGGATATCGTAAAGATTTCTGTAAAAGCAAACTCCTACCAAGATACCGCAAGGCTTTTGTGTCTTGGTAAAGAGGAAGAAGGAGAAAAAATCCTAATTGCTATGGGTGAATACGGAAAGGTTTCAAGGGCTACGGGCTTTGTCTTTGGGTCTGTGATAAGCTATGCTTTTATAGGTTCTGCGGTAGCACCCGGGCAGTTGAACCTTGAGGAGATGGTGAAGATAAGAAATCTTTTCTTCTGA
- a CDS encoding cytochrome-c peroxidase produces the protein MKKVLLSAVLVGAVVAGAGVYAQSKGKAQAPQPKDEDAQLLEQARQFFQPLPQVMDNPENPITKEKVELGKMLYYDPRLSKSGLISCNTCHNLATYGVDNLPTSIGHGWAIGPRNAPTVYNAALHTAQFWDGRAKDVEEQALGPILNPIEMAMPSEKEVIERLRSIPEYVEMFKKAFPNDKEPLRYENIGKAIGAFERTLTTPSRFDEFLKGNTKALTAEEKKGLKLFVEVGCVACHSGPALGGNAFFKFGQFVDYWKATAPYVTLDKPTIPVDLGRFGVTKKEEDMFVFKSPSLRNIEKTYPYFHDGSVWSLEDAVKIMAETQLGRKLTEEETRYIVAFLKSLTGQIPKHALEVPVLPASTDKTPRPQAK, from the coding sequence ATGAAGAAAGTGTTGTTAAGTGCGGTATTGGTTGGAGCGGTAGTTGCGGGTGCTGGTGTTTATGCCCAAAGCAAAGGAAAGGCTCAAGCTCCTCAGCCGAAGGATGAAGATGCACAGCTTCTTGAGCAGGCAAGACAGTTTTTCCAACCTCTACCCCAAGTGATGGACAACCCAGAAAACCCAATAACCAAAGAAAAGGTAGAACTTGGTAAGATGCTCTACTATGATCCAAGGCTTTCAAAGAGTGGTTTGATAAGCTGTAATACTTGCCATAACTTGGCAACCTACGGCGTGGATAATCTTCCCACTTCCATAGGGCACGGTTGGGCTATCGGTCCAAGAAACGCACCTACCGTATACAACGCAGCATTGCATACCGCTCAATTTTGGGATGGAAGGGCAAAGGATGTGGAAGAGCAAGCTCTCGGTCCGATACTTAATCCTATAGAGATGGCTATGCCTTCTGAAAAGGAAGTGATTGAAAGGCTAAGGTCTATTCCAGAATATGTGGAAATGTTCAAAAAGGCTTTCCCTAACGACAAGGAACCTCTTAGGTATGAAAACATAGGTAAGGCTATAGGAGCTTTTGAAAGAACCCTAACGACACCCTCAAGGTTTGATGAGTTCCTCAAGGGCAATACAAAGGCTCTAACTGCAGAAGAAAAGAAGGGTCTAAAACTTTTCGTTGAAGTTGGCTGTGTAGCATGCCACTCTGGACCTGCCTTAGGAGGAAACGCATTCTTTAAGTTCGGTCAGTTTGTAGACTATTGGAAGGCAACCGCACCATACGTAACTCTTGATAAACCCACCATACCCGTTGACCTTGGAAGGTTTGGTGTTACTAAGAAGGAAGAAGACATGTTTGTATTCAAATCTCCTTCTCTTAGAAACATAGAAAAAACCTATCCATACTTCCATGATGGAAGTGTTTGGAGTCTTGAGGATGCAGTCAAGATAATGGCGGAAACACAACTTGGAAGGAAGCTAACAGAGGAGGAAACGCGTTATATAGTAGCCTTCCTCAAGTCACTTACCGGTCAGATACCAAAACACGCCCTTGAAGTGCCTGTCCTTCCTGCATCAACGGACAAAACACCAAGACCTCAAGCAAAGTAA
- a CDS encoding aminotransferase class IV, whose product MITRTTLFGEGLFETLRWRPSEEKLKLHYERLKSSAEFFEIPCPTYEEFLKDLEEVSRGERELYIKYVLISKGGEYLTDKPQSYGKLLLAKPLKPTPKRVKLCFSSYKRHSTDPICRHKTTSYLFNLLVKKDALKRGFWDGIIVNEKEHICETSTANLLFLKGSKLYTPVKEDGLLWGTTLEFLSRRLEIKEDYIKVSKLEGFDSVFVLNSLLLCAVVEDVDGKKLRRDNATLEEINRILRVSL is encoded by the coding sequence ATGATTACACGAACCACTCTGTTTGGTGAAGGTCTTTTTGAGACCCTTAGGTGGAGACCCTCTGAAGAGAAGCTAAAACTTCATTACGAAAGGTTAAAAAGCTCTGCGGAGTTTTTTGAGATTCCTTGCCCTACATACGAAGAGTTTTTAAAAGACCTTGAGGAGGTTTCAAGAGGAGAAAGAGAGCTTTATATAAAGTATGTGCTTATTTCAAAGGGTGGGGAGTATCTTACAGATAAGCCTCAGTCCTATGGAAAATTGTTGTTGGCTAAGCCACTAAAACCTACGCCCAAAAGGGTGAAACTCTGCTTTTCCTCATACAAGAGACACTCCACTGACCCAATATGCAGGCACAAGACCACTTCTTATCTTTTTAACCTTTTGGTCAAAAAGGACGCATTAAAAAGAGGCTTTTGGGACGGAATAATAGTCAATGAAAAAGAGCATATCTGTGAAACCTCTACAGCAAACTTGCTTTTTTTGAAAGGTTCAAAGCTATACACTCCTGTCAAGGAAGATGGGCTTTTGTGGGGGACTACCCTTGAGTTTTTAAGCAGGCGTTTAGAGATAAAGGAAGACTACATAAAAGTTTCTAAGCTTGAAGGTTTTGACAGCGTATTTGTGTTAAACTCTCTCTTACTCTGTGCGGTAGTGGAAGATGTGGATGGGAAAAAATTGAGGAGGGACAATGCCACCCTTGAAGAGATTAACCGTATCCTAAGAGTTTCCCTATAG
- the ispD gene encoding 2-C-methyl-D-erythritol 4-phosphate cytidylyltransferase: MISLILLSAGEGRRFGRKKQFEKLFGKPLFMHSLDRLLGKFDETILVLPPEDINHSIPAGVVKVPGGKERQDSVFNALLEAKGDLVVVHDCARPFASLELFLRVCDLGEFEGKIPALPVRDTIKRVAHGMVVETVDRTNLWLSQTPQAFRKRTLLECHFKARNEGFCATDDAQLLERYGYKVGVIQGEPTNIKITYPEDILLAEAIGKLLGYG; encoded by the coding sequence ATGATAAGCCTTATTCTTCTCTCCGCAGGCGAGGGAAGACGCTTTGGCAGGAAAAAGCAGTTTGAAAAGCTCTTTGGAAAGCCTCTGTTTATGCATTCTTTAGATAGGCTTCTTGGTAAGTTTGATGAGACCATTCTTGTCTTGCCCCCTGAAGATATAAACCATAGCATTCCCGCTGGAGTGGTTAAGGTTCCTGGTGGAAAGGAGAGGCAAGATTCTGTCTTTAATGCACTTCTTGAAGCCAAGGGAGACCTTGTAGTAGTGCATGACTGTGCAAGACCCTTTGCAAGCCTTGAACTTTTTTTAAGGGTTTGTGACCTTGGAGAGTTTGAGGGAAAAATTCCTGCACTGCCCGTGAGGGACACCATAAAGAGGGTAGCCCATGGCATGGTGGTAGAAACAGTAGACAGGACAAACCTGTGGCTCTCTCAGACCCCCCAAGCCTTTAGGAAAAGAACCTTGCTTGAATGTCATTTCAAAGCGAGAAATGAGGGTTTTTGTGCCACTGATGATGCTCAACTCCTTGAAAGGTATGGCTACAAGGTGGGTGTAATTCAAGGTGAGCCCACCAATATAAAAATCACATACCCAGAGGACATACTACTTGCAGAGGCTATAGGGAAACTCTTAGGATACGGTTAA
- a CDS encoding aldehyde dehydrogenase family protein: MRTELLLGGEWVSKEEKLSVVYPYTGEVVAEVSKASEEDVYKAIEVAKEGHKKLSSLSSYERYEILMKASHILRKRAEEFAKTLVLEVGKTIREARTEVQRAIQTLIFSAEEARRIGGEVIPIDAHPNGKGKVGFYLRQPVGIVSAITPFNFPLNLSMHKVAPALACENAVILKPSERTPLTPLMLGEVMLEAGLPPQSLSILPGYGDVGKAMTMHPDVRVVSFTGSRKIGEIITRQAGIKKVVLELGSNSAIVLHKDGDLKKAVQKTLLGGYAIAGQVCISVQRVFVHEELFDQFLEELEKAVKGLKMGDPMQEDTDVGPMIGVSEVQRVQEWIDEALHEGAKLITGGVSCGDRVSSVLLPTIVSLVPPNTKLYREEAFAPVVVVNPYKEVEEAIQMVNDSEYGLQVGVFTKDIDIAWEFIRKVQAGGVLINEGPNFRADHMPYGGVKYSGIGREGPRFAIEDYTEIKMVIFDLS; the protein is encoded by the coding sequence ATGAGAACGGAGCTTTTACTTGGCGGAGAGTGGGTTTCAAAGGAAGAAAAACTGTCGGTGGTATACCCTTACACTGGCGAAGTTGTGGCAGAGGTTTCAAAGGCAAGTGAGGAAGATGTCTATAAGGCTATAGAGGTGGCAAAGGAGGGACACAAAAAACTTTCTTCCTTGAGCTCATACGAAAGATATGAAATCCTTATGAAAGCAAGCCATATCCTCAGAAAGAGAGCGGAAGAATTTGCCAAAACCCTTGTGCTTGAGGTGGGAAAAACCATAAGAGAGGCAAGGACGGAGGTTCAAAGAGCCATACAGACCCTAATCTTCTCTGCGGAAGAGGCAAGAAGGATAGGAGGAGAGGTCATTCCCATTGACGCCCATCCCAACGGAAAGGGTAAAGTAGGCTTTTACCTTCGTCAGCCTGTGGGTATAGTCTCTGCCATAACACCCTTTAACTTTCCCTTAAACCTTTCCATGCATAAGGTAGCACCAGCCCTTGCCTGCGAAAATGCGGTAATCCTTAAACCCTCAGAGAGGACACCTCTTACACCTCTTATGCTCGGTGAGGTTATGCTTGAGGCTGGACTTCCTCCACAATCCCTTAGCATCCTCCCAGGATACGGCGATGTGGGAAAGGCTATGACAATGCATCCTGATGTGAGGGTAGTTTCCTTTACAGGAAGCAGAAAGATAGGAGAGATAATAACCCGTCAGGCAGGTATAAAAAAGGTGGTGCTTGAGCTTGGGTCAAATTCCGCCATAGTGCTTCACAAGGATGGAGACCTAAAAAAGGCAGTGCAAAAAACCCTTCTCGGAGGCTACGCCATAGCAGGTCAGGTTTGCATATCTGTGCAAAGGGTCTTTGTCCACGAGGAGCTTTTTGACCAATTCCTTGAGGAGCTTGAAAAGGCGGTAAAGGGGCTCAAGATGGGAGACCCCATGCAAGAGGATACGGATGTGGGACCAATGATAGGGGTTTCTGAGGTTCAAAGAGTTCAGGAGTGGATAGATGAAGCTCTTCATGAAGGTGCAAAACTTATAACTGGTGGTGTTTCTTGTGGAGATAGGGTTTCTTCTGTGCTTTTGCCGACGATTGTTTCTCTTGTTCCTCCAAACACAAAACTCTATAGGGAAGAAGCCTTTGCTCCAGTGGTGGTGGTCAACCCCTACAAGGAAGTAGAGGAAGCCATACAGATGGTTAACGATTCAGAGTATGGTCTTCAGGTGGGAGTATTTACCAAAGACATAGACATAGCTTGGGAATTTATAAGGAAGGTTCAAGCAGGCGGAGTGCTTATAAACGAAGGACCTAACTTTAGAGCAGACCATATGCCATACGGCGGTGTTAAATACTCTGGCATAGGTAGAGAAGGACCACGCTTTGCCATAGAAGACTACACGGAGATAAAGATGGTTATTTTTGACCTTTCTTAA
- the tyrS gene encoding tyrosine--tRNA ligase, producing the protein MLSPKEQLKLLKQGTVEIIEEEELLEKLKEGRPLRIKAGFDPTAPDLHLGHTVLLQKLRQFQLLGHEVYFVIGDFTAMIGDPTGRSETRPPLSREQVLENAKTYEHQVFKVLLPEKTNIVFNSTWLSSLGTEGIIKLAGQYTVARMLERDDFSKRFKEGNPIYIHEFLYPLLQGYDSVFLKADVELGGTDQKFNLLVGRDLQRALGQKPQVCITMPLLVGLDGVKKMSKSYGNYIGITEEPNQMFGKIMSISDELMWNYYLLLTDYRQEEIEEFKKNLHPMEAKKRLAHYIVSRYHSKESADKALEFFEKTFSQREFPEDAQIIKVPAGYRQKAHEFLFELGIEASKNSARRLIEGGGLKINGQKIQDPNQEIQVSEELKLQVGKKRFYRIIPQ; encoded by the coding sequence ATGCTTAGCCCAAAGGAGCAACTTAAACTTCTCAAGCAGGGAACTGTAGAGATAATAGAAGAAGAGGAGCTTTTGGAAAAGCTAAAAGAGGGTAGACCGCTTCGTATAAAGGCTGGCTTTGACCCTACCGCTCCAGACCTTCATCTTGGGCATACGGTTCTTCTTCAAAAACTGCGTCAGTTTCAACTCTTGGGGCATGAGGTCTATTTTGTGATAGGTGATTTTACCGCCATGATAGGAGACCCCACAGGAAGAAGTGAGACAAGACCGCCTCTTAGTAGGGAGCAGGTCTTAGAAAACGCCAAAACATATGAACATCAAGTCTTTAAGGTGCTTCTGCCAGAAAAAACCAACATAGTCTTTAACAGCACCTGGCTTTCTTCTCTTGGAACAGAGGGTATTATAAAGCTGGCAGGTCAATACACAGTGGCGAGGATGTTAGAAAGAGATGACTTTTCAAAAAGGTTTAAAGAGGGTAATCCCATATATATCCATGAGTTTCTCTATCCATTGCTTCAAGGTTATGACTCTGTTTTCCTAAAGGCGGATGTGGAGCTGGGTGGCACAGACCAGAAGTTTAACTTGCTTGTAGGAAGAGACCTTCAGAGAGCCCTCGGTCAAAAGCCTCAAGTGTGTATAACCATGCCACTTTTGGTGGGTCTTGACGGTGTAAAGAAGATGTCCAAGTCCTATGGCAATTACATAGGCATTACGGAAGAGCCAAACCAAATGTTTGGAAAGATTATGTCCATCTCCGATGAGCTTATGTGGAACTACTACCTTCTGCTTACAGACTATAGGCAGGAGGAGATAGAGGAGTTTAAAAAGAACTTACATCCTATGGAAGCCAAAAAGAGGCTTGCTCATTACATAGTTTCCCGTTATCACTCAAAGGAAAGTGCGGACAAAGCCCTTGAGTTCTTTGAAAAAACCTTTTCTCAAAGAGAGTTTCCAGAGGACGCACAAATCATAAAAGTTCCCGCAGGCTATCGCCAAAAGGCTCATGAATTTCTCTTTGAGTTGGGTATAGAAGCATCAAAAAACTCCGCACGCAGGCTCATAGAAGGTGGAGGTCTTAAGATAAACGGTCAAAAGATACAAGACCCAAATCAAGAAATTCAAGTATCCGAGGAGCTAAAACTTCAAGTTGGTAAAAAGAGGTTTTATAGGATTATTCCCCAGTAG
- the rsmH gene encoding 16S rRNA (cytosine(1402)-N(4))-methyltransferase RsmH, whose product MHIPVLLEESTDLLLGNGGKLYVDCTIGLGGHTRRILEKNPQAFVIGIDRDPYALEMAQESLKDFEGRYSLYHANFSDLDQVLKMEGLSQVDGFLFDLGVSMLQLKSPRGFSFQRDEPLDMRMNPEDRLSAYQVVNNYSERDLERIFKEYGEEPYAKRIARAIVLARAKKPIETTLELVEIITSLLPYKGGRIHPATRVFQAIRIEVNEELKSLEIALRKTLDFLRSGGRVVVISFHSLEDRIVKNFIKTHLKPLTKKPITPTMEEVKKNPASRSAKLRAGEKP is encoded by the coding sequence ATGCATATCCCTGTTCTTCTTGAGGAGTCCACAGACCTACTGTTAGGTAATGGAGGAAAACTTTATGTGGATTGCACCATAGGTCTTGGTGGGCATACGCGTAGGATATTGGAGAAAAACCCACAAGCCTTTGTGATAGGCATAGACAGAGACCCTTACGCACTTGAGATGGCACAGGAAAGCCTCAAAGACTTTGAAGGTAGATACAGCCTTTATCATGCAAACTTTTCAGACCTTGACCAAGTCCTCAAAATGGAAGGACTTTCGCAGGTGGACGGCTTTCTCTTTGACCTTGGTGTCTCTATGCTACAGTTAAAGAGTCCAAGAGGCTTTTCCTTTCAAAGGGACGAGCCATTGGATATGAGGATGAATCCAGAGGACAGGTTGAGTGCCTACCAAGTGGTCAATAACTATTCGGAGAGGGATTTGGAAAGAATATTCAAAGAATACGGAGAAGAGCCTTATGCAAAAAGGATAGCAAGGGCGATAGTTTTGGCGAGAGCCAAAAAACCCATAGAAACCACCCTTGAGCTTGTGGAGATAATAACTTCGCTCTTACCTTACAAGGGTGGAAGGATACATCCTGCCACAAGGGTCTTTCAGGCTATAAGGATAGAAGTAAACGAAGAGCTAAAGAGCCTTGAGATAGCCCTGCGGAAAACCCTTGACTTTCTTAGGTCTGGAGGTAGAGTAGTGGTCATATCCTTTCATTCTCTTGAAGACAGGATAGTAAAGAACTTTATAAAAACACACCTTAAACCCTTGACAAAAAAACCCATAACGCCTACTATGGAAGAAGTGAAGAAAAATCCTGCAAGTAGAAGTGCAAAGTTGAGGGCAGGAGAAAAGCCATGA
- a CDS encoding ribonuclease HII — MIEYERPHWEKGLLVAGVDEAGRGPLAGPLVACAVILPPFIEPFIEGDSKSMSQRERDLAYELIKSKALAIGTAVVDSFLIDKVGILKANLIAFKRALEDLKHKFHVVISDYLPVEGYECVPLVKGDEKSLSCACASVVAKVLRDRIMEHYHKLYPQYNFSKHKGYATREHISAIRLYRESPIHRRSFSPIRQSNLFGD; from the coding sequence ATGATAGAATACGAAAGGCCCCATTGGGAAAAGGGTCTTTTAGTGGCAGGTGTTGACGAAGCGGGAAGGGGTCCTTTGGCTGGACCTCTCGTTGCCTGTGCGGTTATACTTCCACCCTTTATAGAACCTTTTATAGAAGGCGACTCCAAGTCCATGAGCCAGAGGGAGAGGGATTTAGCCTATGAGCTGATAAAGTCCAAAGCCCTCGCTATAGGCACTGCGGTTGTGGACTCTTTTCTAATAGACAAGGTGGGCATCTTAAAAGCCAATCTCATTGCCTTTAAAAGGGCTTTGGAAGACCTAAAGCACAAGTTTCATGTGGTTATAAGCGACTACTTGCCTGTGGAAGGTTATGAATGTGTTCCTCTTGTGAAGGGTGATGAAAAGAGCCTTAGCTGTGCCTGTGCCAGCGTTGTGGCAAAGGTTCTCAGAGACAGAATAATGGAGCATTATCATAAACTCTACCCTCAGTATAACTTCTCAAAACATAAGGGCTACGCAACAAGGGAGCATATAAGTGCCATAAGACTTTATAGAGAAAGCCCAATACACAGGAGGAGCTTTTCTCCAATAAGACAGTCAAACCTTTTTGGAGATTAA
- the rplS gene encoding 50S ribosomal protein L19: MSLLQKIEELYLPKKQYPAFKVGDTVKVHYKIVEGEKERIQPFEGVVIRIKGGGIGKTFTVRKESYGVGIERTFPFYSPNIEKIELVKYGKVRRSRLYFLRKYKGKEAMGKIREIKPWELRKKA, from the coding sequence ATGAGCTTGCTTCAGAAAATTGAGGAGCTATATCTTCCAAAAAAACAATACCCAGCCTTTAAGGTGGGTGATACGGTAAAGGTTCACTACAAAATAGTGGAAGGAGAAAAAGAAAGGATACAGCCCTTTGAGGGCGTGGTTATAAGGATAAAGGGTGGTGGCATAGGTAAGACCTTTACTGTAAGGAAGGAGTCCTATGGAGTGGGTATAGAAAGGACATTTCCCTTTTATAGCCCAAACATAGAGAAAATTGAGCTGGTCAAGTATGGAAAGGTCAGAAGGTCAAGGCTTTACTTCCTGCGTAAATACAAGGGCAAGGAGGCTATGGGTAAGATAAGGGAGATAAAGCCCTGGGAGCTCAGGAAAAAGGCATGA